From Pseudonocardia autotrophica, one genomic window encodes:
- a CDS encoding Gfo/Idh/MocA family protein, which produces MRIGLVGAGPWARTVHAPAIAGHPRWTAAGVWARRPAMAAEVAAISGGPVHERLDDLLDACDAVAFAVPPQVQGELVARVAAAGKHVVLEKPLAADLAAAERAAAAIDDAGVCSATVLTLRFDPAIRAWLDAIPAGPHGADTVGTARWLSGALLGGPFATSAWRAEHGALLDVGPHLIDLLDAALGPVTGVDQARRDEPDLWRIGLAHAGGAHSSLTLSLRIPVDPTEFEVSVVGAAGRHRLDTRPADAVACYARLLDDLADAVAAGDPRLPVDARRALHLQRVVEDVRRAAER; this is translated from the coding sequence ATGCGGATCGGTCTCGTCGGTGCCGGGCCCTGGGCCCGCACGGTGCACGCGCCGGCGATCGCCGGCCACCCGCGCTGGACCGCGGCCGGCGTGTGGGCCCGCCGCCCCGCGATGGCGGCCGAGGTCGCGGCGATCAGCGGCGGTCCCGTCCACGAACGGCTCGACGACCTGCTCGACGCCTGCGACGCCGTCGCCTTCGCGGTGCCGCCGCAGGTCCAGGGCGAGCTGGTGGCGCGGGTCGCGGCCGCCGGGAAGCACGTCGTGCTGGAGAAGCCGCTCGCCGCCGACCTGGCCGCCGCCGAGCGGGCCGCCGCCGCGATCGACGACGCCGGGGTGTGCTCGGCGACCGTCCTGACATTGCGGTTCGATCCGGCGATCCGGGCGTGGCTGGACGCGATCCCGGCCGGCCCGCACGGAGCGGACACCGTCGGCACCGCGCGCTGGCTCTCCGGCGCGCTGCTCGGCGGCCCGTTCGCGACGTCGGCGTGGCGGGCCGAGCACGGTGCGTTGCTCGACGTCGGACCGCACCTGATCGACCTGCTGGACGCCGCGCTCGGCCCGGTCACCGGCGTCGACCAGGCCCGCCGCGACGAACCGGACCTGTGGCGGATCGGGCTCGCGCACGCGGGTGGGGCGCACAGCTCGCTGACGCTGTCGCTGCGGATCCCGGTCGACCCGACCGAGTTCGAGGTGTCGGTCGTCGGCGCGGCGGGGCGGCACCGGCTGGACACCCGTCCGGCCGACGCGGTGGCCTGCTACGCCCGGCTGCTCGACGATCTCGCCGACGCGGTCGCGGCGGGCGACCCGCGGCTGCCGGTCGACGCCCGCCGCGCGCTGCACCTGCAGCGCGTCGTCGAGGACGTGCGGCGGGCCGCCGAACGGTGA
- a CDS encoding NUDIX hydrolase — MGTAAPHPARPQPVEPRPAATVLLLRDSPEGGELQVFLQRRVTGMAFAGGMTVFPGGGVSPDDVPDPARWRGPGPARFGSRLGQPETLAAALVTAAVRETFEECGVLLASRPGCPPVPVAEAPTWRADLEGRRVTLPALLDRHDMELRADLLVPWSRWITPPVNPRRYDTAFLVARVPDGQVADDATTEAVEARWWAPAEALAGHTAGELSLMAPTLHTLQDLARHPSAAAVLDAAARRDISPVTPEVRREGRVAVITLPGDPDWRYEETVR, encoded by the coding sequence ATGGGCACCGCAGCTCCGCACCCGGCCCGGCCGCAGCCGGTCGAGCCGAGACCCGCCGCCACCGTGCTGCTCCTCCGGGACTCCCCGGAGGGCGGTGAGCTGCAGGTGTTCCTGCAGCGGCGGGTCACCGGGATGGCGTTCGCCGGCGGGATGACGGTGTTCCCCGGCGGTGGCGTGTCGCCCGACGACGTACCCGACCCGGCGCGCTGGCGGGGCCCCGGACCGGCCCGGTTCGGCTCCCGGCTCGGCCAGCCCGAGACCTTGGCCGCCGCGCTGGTGACGGCCGCGGTCCGCGAGACGTTCGAGGAGTGCGGGGTGCTGTTGGCGTCCCGGCCCGGATGCCCGCCGGTGCCGGTCGCCGAGGCCCCGACCTGGCGCGCGGACCTGGAGGGGCGCCGCGTCACGCTGCCCGCCCTGCTCGACCGGCACGACATGGAGCTGCGCGCCGACCTGCTGGTCCCGTGGTCCCGGTGGATCACCCCGCCGGTGAACCCGCGCCGCTACGACACCGCGTTCCTGGTGGCCAGGGTCCCCGACGGGCAGGTCGCCGACGACGCGACCACCGAAGCCGTGGAGGCCCGCTGGTGGGCGCCCGCCGAGGCGCTGGCCGGGCACACCGCCGGCGAGCTCTCGCTGATGGCGCCGACCCTGCACACCCTGCAGGACCTGGCCCGGCACCCGAGCGCCGCCGCGGTGCTCGACGCCGCCGCCCGCCGGGACATCTCCCCGGTGACACCGGAGGTCCGGCGCGAGGGGCGGGTCGCGGTGATCACCCTGCCCGGTGACCCGGACTGGCGCTACGAGGAGACCGTGAGATGA